One Diospyros lotus cultivar Yz01 chromosome 1, ASM1463336v1, whole genome shotgun sequence genomic window carries:
- the LOC127809596 gene encoding auxin-responsive protein SAUR32: MGSGDNHLLNFHLHVPGGHHHGGRKDIPKGCLAVTVGQGAEQQRFVIPVIYINHPLFMQLLKEAEEEYGFDQKGPINIPCHVEEFRHVQGMIDRENHHLRRHHHHHHHLLCFRV; this comes from the coding sequence ATGGGCAGTGGAGACAATCACCTGCTCAATTTTCATCTGCATGTTCCCGGAGGCCACCACCACGGCGGGAGGAAGGATATTCCGAAGGGCTGTTTGGCCGTCACGGTGGGTCAAGGGGCGGAGCAGCAGCGGTTCGTTATTCCGGTGATCTACATTAACCACCCCTTGTTCATGCAGCTGCTGAAGGAGGCTGAGGAAGAATATGGGTTTGATCAGAAAGGACCCATCAATATTCCTTGCCACGTCGAGGAATTCCGGCATGTCCAGGGCATGATCGATCGTGAAAACCACCACCTCCGCCGCCaccatcaccaccaccaccaccttctttgcttcagggtttga